One Thermicanus aegyptius DSM 12793 DNA segment encodes these proteins:
- a CDS encoding glycoside hydrolase family 113 has product MEYIKGFTFGWMSKKGDFLKPEARDSLRLLKERTAINTVIFALAALQDTPQSTEIDFSGDHMVSDEELIGMIQYARSLGLRTILKPTVNVRNGTWRAHINFFDLDVPNEPTWGEWFESYTRYQCHYALIAEGTHCEMLIVGCEMVQAERREQEWRRLIEEVRKNYRGLISYNTDKYQEDHVKWWDAVDVISSSGYYPMEDWDNQLERIEKVILTYNKPFFFAEAGCMSRTGSSSIPNDWSIKGKVNLEEQAQYYKVMFEKTRSKEWVKGFALWDWSALLYDEEEAACDGGYGVYGKPAEKVIKDFYSSYSLPLKSTPSTDV; this is encoded by the coding sequence ATGGAATACATTAAAGGATTTACATTCGGTTGGATGAGCAAAAAAGGTGATTTTCTCAAACCGGAGGCAAGGGATTCCCTTCGTCTGTTGAAGGAAAGAACCGCGATAAACACCGTTATTTTTGCATTGGCCGCCCTCCAAGATACCCCCCAATCGACCGAAATCGATTTTTCCGGGGATCATATGGTAAGCGACGAGGAATTAATCGGCATGATTCAATATGCCCGATCCTTGGGTTTACGAACCATCTTAAAGCCCACAGTAAACGTTAGAAACGGGACTTGGCGGGCCCATATCAACTTTTTTGATTTGGATGTTCCGAACGAACCAACATGGGGTGAATGGTTTGAAAGTTATACCAGGTACCAATGCCATTATGCCCTCATTGCAGAAGGGACCCATTGTGAGATGTTGATTGTGGGCTGCGAGATGGTGCAAGCCGAACGCCGGGAACAAGAGTGGAGAAGGTTGATCGAGGAGGTTAGAAAAAATTATCGTGGACTGATCTCATACAACACGGATAAATATCAAGAGGATCACGTGAAGTGGTGGGATGCCGTTGATGTGATCTCTTCAAGCGGATATTATCCTATGGAGGACTGGGATAACCAGTTAGAGCGAATCGAGAAGGTTATCCTGACCTATAACAAACCTTTCTTTTTCGCGGAAGCCGGATGCATGAGCCGAACCGGTTCATCCTCCATTCCCAATGACTGGAGTATAAAAGGAAAAGTAAATTTAGAGGAACAAGCCCAGTATTATAAAGTGATGTTTGAAAAAACGAGATCAAAAGAGTGGGTAAAGGGATTCGCCTTGTGGGATTGGAGCGCGTTATTATATGACGAGGAAGAAGCTGCTTGTGATGGCGGGTATGGTGTTTATGGCAAACCGGCGGAAAAAGTGATTAAAGATTTTTATTCTTCATATTCCCTGCCCCTCAAATCAACTCCGTCCACGGATGTTTAG
- a CDS encoding glycosyl hydrolase, which yields MRSGRKWISTVFALLLVFFTIPHAYMEGTVPSLGISSPLIDVDDHWAQNSIETWRGYGVMTGYPDGSFQPDKAITRGEFVKVINMIFGLTAKSDRQFSDVSPNAWYADQLSIAREAGYYIGFPNNRAKAESEITREDAVTLAARIFHLEPTEGSTFADRFKDADQISGYAKDAINALSGMINGYGDGTLRPKEPMTRGEFAALLDRLLSGYYSQAGEHSGSTFSGNVLVNSDGVAMRDTAIAGNLYLAPGIGDGEITLENVNVNGRLFVSGGGEHSIILKNSNVKSIIINRPDGRVRVVTGGNTQIGDIVMNSDSRLELNDQTRVTSIAANKPVALTIAEGVEVLRFTANRSAQGSTVSGKGTIRLAVIQADHVTLNGIGMEKGSFAIREGEAIPTSGNYSNIPNGDDISGGGSIGKRRVEDLVDPQATDETRSLFAYLKDIRGEQVLFGHQHSTDVGMTLTGSVQPESDVKNAVGDFPAVFGWDTLSLEGKEKPGVPGDIEQSRANLVASVKAIHKLGGIFTFSAHMPNFVTGGSFNDTTGAVVENILPGGEYNDEFNAFLDNIALFAKELQDDEGRPIPVLFRPFHEQNGGWFWWGAKTTTPSQYIELYRYTVEYLRDRKGVHNFLYVYSPNGPFGGDETNYLATYPGDDYVDILGMDQYDNQSNPGTEQFLNNLVSDLAMISKLADAKGKIATLSEFGYSPQGMKTTGNGDLHWFTRLLNAIKGDPDAKRIAYMLTWANFNLNGNLFVPYKGAPEWGDHELLPDFIEYYKDPYTGFLHEVSGVYTKKVDTVEKKPFMHIASPTDDATVKTTTTKIRARVLNFTPSKVVYEADGTDGEVTMRLDEDGYYTADWSPAAQLNGKTAKITVKTYSGDKILFEQTVTVFIKVPEILMKEYPFDGDINGILNNGTYPSSMKMNLAYAMLSGDGKLKITVTGMVYSDTWQELKLELAGIQDLVPLTDVKRVKFEVLVPVSAGAQNSNASLRGIVMLPPDWDTKYGMTTTEKKMSELEKVTIDGIEYAKYPVSIDLNDPDKLKTATGLALSVVGNGLGFEGEGVIYVDNIQLLNTYVEAPADPALVDDFESYQGSDTSLRTKFVKAGGDDISVSLDGSHQSGGMYAMRVDYRLAGSGYAGVTKSLGGVDWSGYNKLKFWLVPDGSKQKLVIQLKINGIYFEAYPSLASTTPGWVEIHFNQFSVAPWDTANQGKQIDKESLKNVQEFSIYINSVDGTTKSNTLYFDDIKALNDGTGGVPNGGTGPGSTPAKPGTLYDFETGVEGWIVEVNQADATSPTVTSDAAAKGSYSLTSSFNVTKTAGFELTKVEAIDLSAVKSISAKVKLSAGKANARLYIKTGPNWEWHDSGFVIVDAGEFKTLTIQLDPAWGLDNVKSIGVKIEPTEGSGTVNVYVDDVSLSDA from the coding sequence ATGAGAAGTGGTAGGAAATGGATATCCACAGTATTTGCTTTGTTATTGGTATTTTTCACGATTCCTCATGCTTATATGGAAGGAACCGTTCCATCTCTCGGAATATCTTCTCCGTTGATCGATGTGGACGATCACTGGGCTCAAAACAGTATCGAAACATGGCGGGGGTATGGTGTAATGACCGGATATCCGGATGGATCGTTTCAGCCGGACAAGGCCATTACTCGTGGGGAATTTGTAAAAGTGATCAATATGATTTTTGGGCTTACCGCAAAATCGGATCGGCAGTTCTCCGATGTTTCTCCAAACGCCTGGTATGCGGATCAGCTTTCGATTGCCAGAGAAGCCGGTTACTATATAGGATTTCCAAACAATAGGGCGAAAGCAGAATCGGAGATCACGCGGGAGGATGCGGTAACTTTGGCGGCACGGATTTTTCATTTAGAGCCGACGGAGGGTTCCACTTTCGCAGATCGGTTTAAAGATGCCGATCAGATTTCAGGGTACGCCAAGGATGCGATCAATGCCTTGTCGGGGATGATAAACGGTTACGGTGATGGGACATTGCGACCAAAAGAGCCCATGACCCGAGGAGAATTTGCTGCTCTCCTTGACCGATTATTATCCGGATATTATTCTCAGGCAGGAGAACATTCGGGGAGCACATTTAGCGGTAATGTATTGGTAAACTCCGATGGGGTGGCAATGAGGGATACGGCGATTGCCGGAAATTTGTATCTCGCGCCAGGCATCGGTGACGGGGAAATTACACTGGAAAATGTAAACGTTAACGGCAGACTCTTTGTATCGGGAGGAGGGGAACATTCGATTATCCTCAAAAACTCTAACGTTAAATCGATAATCATTAATCGTCCTGACGGCAGAGTCCGGGTTGTCACAGGAGGGAATACTCAAATCGGCGATATTGTGATGAACAGTGATTCACGCCTGGAACTAAATGACCAAACCCGTGTGACCTCTATTGCAGCAAACAAACCGGTGGCGCTTACGATCGCTGAGGGGGTGGAAGTCTTAAGGTTTACGGCCAACCGTTCTGCTCAAGGATCCACGGTCAGCGGAAAAGGGACGATCCGGTTGGCGGTCATTCAAGCCGACCATGTTACACTAAACGGTATTGGCATGGAAAAGGGCAGTTTCGCTATCCGTGAGGGCGAAGCGATACCGACAAGCGGAAACTACTCAAACATACCGAATGGAGACGACATTAGCGGCGGAGGAAGTATTGGTAAGAGACGGGTGGAAGATTTGGTTGACCCGCAAGCGACCGATGAAACAAGATCGTTGTTTGCATATCTAAAAGATATTCGGGGCGAACAGGTATTGTTTGGACACCAGCACTCCACGGATGTTGGGATGACGCTTACCGGGTCGGTTCAACCAGAATCCGATGTGAAAAATGCGGTGGGTGATTTCCCGGCCGTATTTGGTTGGGATACCTTAAGCCTCGAAGGAAAAGAAAAACCTGGTGTACCGGGCGATATTGAGCAGAGTCGGGCCAATCTGGTCGCCTCGGTGAAGGCGATTCATAAACTTGGGGGAATCTTTACGTTCAGCGCTCACATGCCTAATTTCGTAACAGGGGGAAGTTTCAACGATACGACAGGCGCGGTGGTGGAGAATATCCTTCCCGGCGGAGAATATAACGATGAGTTTAACGCTTTCTTGGACAACATCGCCCTTTTTGCTAAAGAGTTACAAGATGATGAAGGCCGTCCGATTCCTGTACTATTCCGTCCTTTTCACGAACAGAATGGCGGATGGTTCTGGTGGGGAGCCAAAACCACGACGCCTAGCCAATACATCGAACTTTACCGATACACGGTTGAGTATCTCAGGGATAGGAAAGGCGTTCACAATTTCCTGTACGTTTACTCACCGAATGGTCCTTTTGGAGGTGATGAAACCAATTACTTGGCCACATATCCGGGCGACGATTATGTAGACATTCTCGGGATGGATCAATACGATAATCAGTCAAATCCTGGAACGGAACAGTTCCTTAACAATCTGGTGAGCGATTTGGCGATGATCTCCAAATTGGCCGACGCCAAAGGTAAGATTGCAACCCTATCTGAATTTGGTTACAGCCCTCAGGGAATGAAGACGACAGGTAATGGGGATCTTCATTGGTTCACTCGTCTCCTAAATGCCATAAAGGGAGACCCGGATGCGAAGCGCATTGCCTATATGTTAACGTGGGCCAATTTCAATCTAAATGGGAACCTTTTTGTCCCGTATAAAGGGGCTCCTGAATGGGGTGATCATGAACTGCTGCCTGACTTCATTGAGTACTACAAAGATCCTTACACCGGATTCCTTCATGAGGTGAGTGGAGTTTATACCAAAAAAGTAGATACCGTGGAGAAAAAGCCATTCATGCATATCGCTTCGCCAACGGATGATGCGACGGTTAAAACGACTACGACTAAAATACGGGCGCGTGTGCTGAATTTCACTCCATCGAAGGTTGTTTACGAAGCGGATGGAACCGATGGCGAAGTGACGATGAGACTGGATGAAGATGGTTATTATACAGCAGATTGGTCTCCGGCTGCTCAGTTGAATGGTAAGACGGCAAAAATTACGGTTAAAACCTATTCCGGAGATAAGATTCTCTTTGAACAGACGGTGACGGTGTTTATCAAAGTTCCAGAGATCTTAATGAAGGAATATCCATTTGACGGTGATATTAACGGTATTCTGAACAACGGCACCTATCCAAGTTCCATGAAAATGAACCTGGCGTATGCCATGCTTAGCGGCGACGGCAAGTTGAAAATCACAGTAACCGGCATGGTATATTCCGACACATGGCAGGAACTGAAATTGGAACTTGCAGGAATTCAGGATTTAGTTCCGCTGACCGATGTGAAACGGGTGAAATTTGAAGTGCTTGTTCCTGTCTCCGCCGGTGCACAGAACTCCAACGCCAGCCTACGGGGAATCGTTATGCTTCCTCCCGATTGGGATACAAAATACGGAATGACGACAACGGAGAAAAAAATGTCTGAATTGGAGAAAGTGACCATCGATGGGATAGAATATGCCAAATATCCCGTTTCCATCGATTTAAACGATCCGGATAAGTTAAAGACTGCAACTGGGTTGGCCCTCTCTGTCGTCGGAAATGGTTTAGGGTTTGAAGGAGAGGGAGTGATATACGTTGACAATATCCAATTGCTGAACACTTATGTGGAAGCGCCTGCCGACCCGGCCCTGGTGGATGATTTTGAGTCTTATCAGGGAAGCGATACGTCGTTGCGCACCAAATTCGTGAAGGCGGGAGGAGATGATATATCGGTTTCCTTGGATGGATCCCATCAAAGTGGCGGGATGTATGCCATGAGGGTGGATTACAGACTGGCGGGTTCGGGGTATGCAGGGGTTACGAAATCGCTGGGCGGGGTAGACTGGTCCGGGTATAACAAACTGAAATTCTGGCTGGTGCCGGATGGAAGCAAACAGAAACTGGTGATCCAGCTTAAGATCAATGGTATCTATTTCGAAGCCTATCCATCGCTCGCTTCCACTACACCGGGGTGGGTGGAGATTCACTTTAACCAATTTTCCGTTGCGCCTTGGGATACGGCAAATCAAGGAAAACAGATCGATAAGGAAAGTCTAAAAAACGTACAGGAGTTTTCCATCTACATTAATTCGGTCGACGGTACCACCAAGAGTAACACCCTTTACTTTGATGATATTAAAGCATTGAATGACGGGACAGGGGGGGTACCTAATGGTGGCACCGGCCCAGGGAGTACGCCCGCAAAGCCGGGAACGCTGTACGATTTTGAAACGGGTGTGGAAGGATGGATCGTAGAGGTGAATCAAGCCGATGCCACATCACCAACCGTCACTTCCGATGCGGCCGCAAAAGGAAGCTACTCGCTGACGTCCAGTTTTAATGTAACCAAGACGGCAGGATTTGAGCTTACAAAGGTGGAGGCCATCGATCTATCCGCTGTTAAATCGATCAGTGCTAAAGTAAAGCTCTCGGCCGGAAAGGCAAATGCACGCCTGTATATTAAGACGGGCCCAAATTGGGAGTGGCACGACAGTGGTTTCGTCATCGTTGATGCCGGTGAATTTAAAACGTTAACGATTCAGCTTGATCCGGCATGGGGGTTGGATAACGTGAAGTCGATCGGGGTTAAAATCGAACCGACGGAGGGGTCCGGTACGGTCAATGTGTATGTGGATGACGTGTCACTCTCCGATGCATAA
- a CDS encoding MATE family efflux transporter: MEENAEEKSRERKAFFHTMLSYAVPITVQTLIISSLNMIDTLMVGQLGVDSIAAVGVSNKITSILNLVLQGFASGALIFSSQYWGQKDKVGISKVFVITFLIVTLFSLLFTAIIFLFPHQLIRLFTDERQVIQLAAGFIRILSFSYLLTAFTVLFSAILKSMGIVQIPMYISVFAILLNTALNYVLIFGHFGMQALGIDGAAIATVVARLTQSLMLFLLLWKNELISMSLNLKWKELFNHSLFHRFFAITAPSVLNHILWTLGETAFFWIYAQMGTEEIAAVTLIDPLTFVFMALFIGVGDASAVMVGNSIGAQKKEMAYLYAKRFLALTLLLSLLAGVGILLISPRFISLYNISAEVASVANNLLMVYSLILTAKMLNMVNNIGVLRAGGDTKFVLYLDVLGVWLVGIPLAALSAYLHAPIDLVFALANFHELVRAFFGIKRTLTQKWINHLI; the protein is encoded by the coding sequence ATGGAAGAGAATGCGGAAGAAAAAAGCAGGGAACGGAAAGCTTTTTTCCATACCATGCTTTCATATGCCGTCCCCATTACGGTTCAAACCCTCATCATATCCAGTCTCAACATGATTGATACATTAATGGTAGGTCAATTGGGTGTGGATAGCATTGCAGCGGTGGGTGTCTCCAATAAGATCACCTCCATCTTGAACCTTGTTTTGCAAGGCTTCGCCAGTGGGGCGTTGATTTTCTCATCGCAATATTGGGGGCAAAAAGATAAGGTTGGGATTTCCAAGGTCTTTGTGATCACTTTCCTGATCGTTACTCTATTTTCTTTACTGTTTACGGCGATCATCTTTCTCTTTCCCCACCAACTGATCCGCCTTTTTACAGACGAACGGCAAGTGATTCAATTAGCCGCCGGTTTTATTCGCATTTTATCCTTCAGCTATTTATTGACGGCATTTACCGTCCTTTTTTCTGCCATCCTGAAATCGATGGGAATCGTTCAAATTCCCATGTATATTAGCGTTTTTGCGATTTTGCTCAATACAGCACTAAATTATGTCCTTATTTTCGGCCATTTCGGCATGCAGGCCCTGGGAATCGATGGTGCGGCGATTGCAACGGTGGTCGCCCGACTGACCCAAAGCCTCATGTTATTTCTCCTGCTCTGGAAAAATGAATTGATATCAATGTCGTTAAACCTTAAGTGGAAGGAACTGTTTAACCATAGCCTGTTTCATCGCTTTTTTGCGATCACGGCGCCTTCGGTGTTAAATCATATTCTCTGGACCTTGGGAGAGACCGCTTTTTTTTGGATTTATGCTCAAATGGGAACGGAAGAGATCGCTGCCGTTACGCTTATTGATCCATTAACCTTTGTGTTTATGGCTCTTTTTATCGGCGTTGGTGATGCATCCGCGGTGATGGTGGGGAATAGTATCGGTGCCCAGAAGAAAGAGATGGCCTACCTTTATGCAAAGCGATTCCTCGCTCTCACCTTGCTACTGTCGTTGCTCGCGGGTGTGGGGATTCTGTTGATATCACCACGATTTATCTCTTTATACAACATTTCTGCCGAAGTAGCCAGCGTGGCAAACAACCTCCTCATGGTGTACTCTTTGATCCTAACGGCCAAGATGCTTAACATGGTGAATAACATCGGCGTCTTGAGGGCGGGAGGAGATACCAAATTCGTTCTTTATCTTGATGTATTAGGGGTGTGGTTGGTGGGCATTCCCCTTGCGGCTCTGTCCGCATATCTGCATGCACCGATAGATCTGGTCTTTGCGTTGGCGAACTTCCATGAATTGGTACGAGCTTTTTTCGGCATTAAAAGAACGCTCACCCAAAAATGGATCAACCATTTGATCTAA
- a CDS encoding AGE family epimerase/isomerase — translation MKEEIREELVGHILPFWMKLKDEENGGFYGLVHYDLSVDKLADKGAILAARLLWSFSAAYRVTGNSEYLDYAHHAYRFLIDKIYDHEYGGLYWMVDYRGRPVDDRKHVYSQSFGIYALSEYYIVTGAQEALDYAVRLYRLIETKGFHHERNAYKEEFSRHWKVVPNEKLSENGLLAEITTNTHLHILEAYTNLYRVWPEEEVKDRLINLLGIFYHRIFQKETKFLKVFFDKDWNSLTDLKSYGHDIEASWLMDDALKVLHLEKEEYKQMVIDIAYNISDHAVLQDGSLANEKEGDRTDVTRVWWVQAEAAVGFLNAYERTKDEKFLVLTKNLWEYIKNHLIDQRQNGEWFWSVEADGKPEQRPVVDPWKCPYHNSRFCLQVMERVGEG, via the coding sequence ATGAAAGAGGAAATCAGGGAGGAACTGGTTGGCCATATCCTGCCTTTTTGGATGAAGCTAAAAGATGAGGAAAACGGGGGCTTCTACGGTTTGGTTCATTATGATCTGAGCGTTGACAAACTAGCGGACAAAGGGGCGATTCTCGCAGCCCGCCTGTTGTGGAGTTTCTCGGCAGCGTACCGCGTCACTGGAAACTCGGAATACCTCGATTATGCTCATCATGCCTACCGTTTTTTGATCGATAAAATATATGATCATGAGTATGGTGGCCTTTATTGGATGGTAGATTATCGGGGAAGACCGGTCGATGACCGGAAACATGTGTATTCCCAGTCTTTCGGAATCTATGCCCTAAGTGAATATTACATTGTAACAGGAGCTCAGGAAGCATTAGATTATGCCGTACGGTTGTATCGGCTCATCGAGACAAAAGGATTCCACCATGAACGCAACGCATATAAGGAGGAATTTAGCCGTCACTGGAAAGTAGTACCCAATGAAAAATTAAGTGAAAACGGCCTCCTGGCGGAAATTACCACAAACACCCATCTGCATATTCTGGAAGCATACACGAACCTGTATCGGGTTTGGCCGGAAGAAGAAGTAAAAGATCGGCTCATCAACTTACTCGGCATTTTTTATCATCGGATTTTCCAAAAGGAGACCAAATTCCTGAAAGTTTTTTTTGATAAAGATTGGAATTCCCTGACGGATCTAAAATCCTACGGGCATGATATTGAAGCGAGCTGGTTAATGGATGATGCATTAAAAGTTCTTCATTTGGAAAAAGAAGAGTATAAACAAATGGTGATCGATATCGCCTATAACATCTCGGATCACGCCGTTTTACAAGATGGATCGCTGGCCAATGAAAAAGAAGGAGACCGTACGGATGTTACGAGGGTCTGGTGGGTTCAGGCGGAAGCGGCCGTTGGATTTTTAAACGCCTACGAGCGAACCAAGGATGAGAAATTTCTTGTTTTGACTAAGAACTTGTGGGAGTACATCAAAAATCATTTGATTGATCAAAGGCAAAACGGGGAATGGTTCTGGTCCGTCGAAGCCGATGGTAAGCCTGAACAAAGACCTGTGGTAGATCCCTGGAAATGCCCATACCATAATTCGAGATTTTGCCTTCAAGTGATGGAAAGGGTGGGAGAAGGATGA
- a CDS encoding glycoside hydrolase family 130 protein, producing the protein MIHEKYYELLEKQNELLNRKNRKKTDFYNGIYDRYEYPVLTRHHVPLHWRYDLNKETNPYFMERLGVNATFNPGAIYLNGKYYLVVRVEGVDRKSFFAIAESDTGIDNFRFWDYPILWEDKIKDETNMYDMRLVQHEDGWIYGIYCSERKDPKASPHDTSSAVAQAGLVRTKDLKHWERLPDIKTPSPQQRNVVLHPEFVRGHYAFYTRPQDDFISTGTGGGIAFGLCRDILHPVIEEEKVIDERKYHTINEVKNGEGPAPIKTEKGWIHIAHGVRNTAAGLRYVLYTFATALDDPAKVIAKPGGYLIAPYDEERVGDVSNVVFSNGAVVNEKNEVFIYYASSDTRVHVATTTIDQLVDYTFNTPEDPLRSLDCAKQRFALIEKNLRLLTDMNRRNE; encoded by the coding sequence ATGATCCACGAAAAATATTATGAGCTTCTGGAAAAACAAAACGAACTATTAAATCGAAAAAACAGGAAAAAAACCGATTTCTACAATGGAATCTATGACCGCTATGAGTATCCGGTTCTAACACGCCATCATGTCCCCCTCCATTGGCGGTATGATCTCAACAAGGAGACGAATCCTTATTTTATGGAGCGTTTGGGTGTAAATGCCACGTTTAATCCGGGGGCCATCTACCTGAATGGGAAATATTATCTGGTGGTCCGTGTCGAAGGGGTTGACCGTAAATCCTTTTTTGCCATTGCGGAGAGTGACACGGGCATTGACAATTTCCGTTTTTGGGATTATCCGATCCTTTGGGAAGATAAAATAAAGGATGAGACCAACATGTACGACATGCGTCTTGTACAACATGAAGACGGCTGGATCTACGGAATCTATTGCTCCGAACGAAAAGACCCAAAGGCCTCACCCCACGATACCTCAAGTGCTGTCGCCCAAGCCGGACTGGTCAGGACCAAAGACCTGAAACATTGGGAACGATTGCCTGATATTAAAACTCCTTCGCCGCAACAGCGCAACGTGGTTTTACATCCCGAATTTGTTCGGGGGCATTATGCTTTCTATACACGTCCACAAGATGATTTTATCTCCACGGGAACAGGAGGGGGAATTGCCTTTGGGTTATGCCGGGATATCTTACATCCTGTCATTGAGGAGGAAAAGGTCATTGATGAACGAAAATATCACACCATCAATGAAGTAAAAAATGGAGAGGGCCCGGCCCCCATTAAAACCGAAAAAGGGTGGATCCATATCGCTCACGGAGTCCGGAATACCGCAGCCGGTTTGCGATATGTTTTGTATACCTTCGCAACCGCTTTGGATGATCCTGCGAAGGTAATCGCAAAACCGGGAGGGTATCTCATCGCCCCCTATGATGAAGAGCGAGTTGGCGATGTGAGCAATGTGGTATTTAGCAATGGGGCGGTCGTAAACGAAAAGAATGAAGTCTTCATCTATTATGCTTCCAGCGATACGCGGGTGCATGTAGCCACCACGACCATCGATCAACTCGTGGATTATACCTTTAATACCCCTGAAGATCCTCTCCGTTCTTTAGATTGCGCGAAACAGCGGTTCGCATTGATAGAGAAAAATCTGCGCTTGTTAACGGACATGAACCGGCGAAATGAATGA
- a CDS encoding substrate-binding domain-containing protein, translated as MKTNVTMKDIAEKIGVSSVTVSKALNDKEGVSEELRDRIKRVASEMGYRINTTAKSMKEGYTYNIGVIIPERFIGRNQSFYLHFYQQITAMLEEYHYYGILHMLSSEDEENLTLPRIYYEKKVDGFIILGQISNSYAELLKKTEVPFVFLDFYTDQAEIDSIISDSFYGVYELTNYLIDQGHRKIAFVGNIYSTSSIQDRFLGYYKSLLEHKIELNKDYIIPDRDDRGEYIDIRLPADLPTAFVCNCDEVAYNLINKLKKAGYHVPDDFSVVGFDNDIYSTISDPKITTIEVNVAEMSRIAVRTIIHKIKNKERKFGRLMVKGKVIYRDSVKNLRAR; from the coding sequence ATGAAAACCAATGTGACGATGAAGGACATCGCGGAAAAAATCGGGGTAAGCAGCGTAACGGTTTCAAAAGCGTTAAACGATAAAGAAGGGGTAAGTGAAGAACTTAGGGATCGGATTAAACGGGTCGCCTCGGAGATGGGTTATCGCATTAACACAACGGCGAAATCGATGAAAGAAGGGTACACCTACAATATCGGCGTGATTATTCCTGAGCGGTTTATCGGGCGCAACCAATCCTTCTATCTTCATTTTTACCAACAGATAACCGCAATGCTGGAAGAATATCATTATTATGGCATATTGCACATGTTAAGCTCTGAAGATGAAGAGAATTTAACCCTTCCCAGGATATACTACGAGAAAAAAGTGGATGGATTCATCATTTTAGGTCAAATCAGCAATAGCTACGCTGAGTTATTGAAAAAAACGGAAGTTCCTTTTGTTTTTTTGGATTTTTACACCGACCAGGCGGAAATCGATTCGATTATCTCCGACAGCTTTTACGGTGTATACGAATTGACCAATTATCTAATTGATCAAGGCCACAGAAAGATCGCCTTTGTGGGTAACATTTACTCAACAAGCAGCATCCAAGATCGGTTCTTGGGTTATTATAAATCTTTATTGGAGCATAAGATAGAACTTAATAAGGATTATATTATCCCGGACCGCGATGATCGTGGAGAGTATATCGATATCCGGCTTCCGGCCGACTTGCCCACCGCCTTTGTATGCAATTGTGACGAAGTAGCCTATAACCTGATCAACAAGTTAAAAAAAGCGGGCTATCACGTCCCGGATGATTTTTCAGTGGTAGGGTTCGATAACGACATTTATTCGACAATATCCGATCCGAAAATTACAACCATTGAAGTGAATGTAGCGGAAATGAGCAGGATAGCTGTCAGAACCATCATTCATAAGATAAAAAATAAAGAACGGAAATTTGGCAGGCTAATGGTGAAAGGGAAAGTAATTTACAGGGATTCCGTAAAGAATCTCCGAGCGAGGTAG